A window of the Narcine bancroftii isolate sNarBan1 chromosome 4, sNarBan1.hap1, whole genome shotgun sequence genome harbors these coding sequences:
- the LOC138759849 gene encoding required for drug-induced death protein 1-like, giving the protein MPSENLKHTIKNQLPFTGFSNFNMRRDKHPLSEPDREKLIPIERATVWGNLKRPNTKSKQVTILPTVVEVQETEGHPLENIQGPEAVTAAQCSKKVHLTFLPDKYEPLIESLADCANEESKADQKYKRKQKLKKCKKNIFKVLRAGWHYLILGMQEFANNYTSPYPTTFSIMADMH; this is encoded by the exons ATGCCTTCAGAAAATCTGAAACATACGATCAAAAACCAGTTGCCGTTCACTGGCTTTTCCAACTTTAACATGAGAAGGGACAAACATCCTCTCTCCGAGCCGGACCGAGAAAAGTTAATCCCAATTGAACGAGCAACCGTGTGGGGAAACCTAAAACGTCCCAACACTAAATCGAAACAAGTCACCATTCTGCCGACTGTTGTCGAGGTTCAAGAAACAGAGGGGCATCCACTGGAAAACATTCAAGGACCAGAAGCTGTCACCGCAGCGCAATGCAGTAAAAAGGTTCACCTCACTTTCCTTCCTGACAAATACGAGCCTTTGATTGAGTCTCTGGCCGATTGTGCGAACGAGGAGAGCAAAGCAGACCAAAAATATAAAAGGAAGCAAAaacttaaaaaatgcaagaag AACATATTTAAAGTCCTTCGTGCTGGATGGCATTACCTTATACTTGGCATGCAAGAATTTGCAAATAATTATACATCGCCATATCCAACGACTTTTTCTATAATGGCTGACATGCATTGA
- the LOC138760600 gene encoding corepressor interacting with RBPJ 1 translates to MEDRMESNRKMRQNPSTSSVEEKRDTVKDKRKRKRSRSRSSSVTSTSSSSNSSSSSLSSSSSSRSRNRSSSRESQKKSKNKKRKKEKQHKKRGKKEKKKKQRKKKNICSGPVQISKFLKDRDKSDKYSTITGKKIKMKVKKTRGDKERDRNRAELLQFLNSAM, encoded by the exons ATGGAAGATCGGATGGAGAGTAACAGAAAGATGAGGCAGAATCCAAGCACGTCTTCAGTAGAAGAGAAAAGAGACACAG TCAAAGATAAAAGAAAAAGGAAACGGAGTAGAAGTAGATCTTCTTCTGTGACTTCAACTTCATCGTCCTCAAATTCGTCCTCTTCAAGTTTGTCGTCATCATCTTCTTCAAGAAGTCGAAACAGATCAAGCAGTAGGG AATCCCAgaaaaaatcaaaaaataaaaaaaggaagaaagaaaaacagcacaaAAAG AGAggcaaaaaggagaaaaagaaaaagcaaaggaagaagaagaatatatGTTCAGGGCCTGTACAGATTTCAAAG TTTCTGAAAGACCGAGACAAAAGTGATAAATATAGCACGATTacaggaaagaaaataaaaatgaaagttaAAAAGACCAGAGGTGATAAAGAG